Proteins encoded within one genomic window of Candidatus Binatia bacterium:
- a CDS encoding amidase: MRELLRRPVVEVARRIAEKEISPVELMQATLARIEEANPKLNAFVALREPEALLAEARESEARVLRGEAGPLEGIPVGVKDLEDVAGMVTSYGSLVFRDNVARRDSIQVERLRAAGAIVVGKTNTPEFGYTAITKNLLFGATRNPWNLERSPGGSSGGSAAAIAGGLVSLVTGGDGGGSIRIPASFTGSFGLKPSYNRIPHGPMPLWVMGDTAVYGPITRTVEDAALHLDVTCGPHPLDPNSLPHPGFSYRAVLPHLPPKLRIAFSPDLGYAVVQTDVLDCVRRAVSVFEELGHRVEEIQGGPPESGYDWGIVNAFELLGELRPKIAERREEFGRAFLRGVLMGEQMTPEIWTAARERRAAVGRWCAEVFERFDLLLTPTVPFDPPPAKGPLPEEVEGRRLPISNVGSFTIPFNLSWHPAATVRAGFSRAGLPVGLQIVAPRHRDDLALQAAYAFERARPWSEEWPEV, from the coding sequence ATGCGCGAACTCTTGCGAAGGCCCGTCGTCGAGGTCGCCCGCCGGATCGCGGAGAAGGAAATCTCGCCCGTGGAGCTCATGCAGGCGACGCTCGCGAGAATCGAGGAAGCCAATCCGAAGCTCAACGCGTTCGTGGCCCTTCGAGAGCCGGAGGCCCTTCTCGCCGAGGCCAGGGAAAGCGAAGCTCGCGTGCTCCGCGGGGAGGCGGGGCCGCTCGAAGGAATCCCCGTCGGAGTGAAAGACCTCGAAGACGTGGCGGGGATGGTCACGAGCTACGGTTCCCTCGTTTTCCGCGACAACGTGGCCCGGAGGGACTCGATCCAGGTCGAGCGACTCCGGGCGGCCGGTGCGATCGTCGTCGGGAAGACGAACACGCCGGAGTTCGGGTACACGGCCATCACGAAAAACCTGCTCTTCGGCGCCACGCGCAACCCGTGGAATCTCGAGCGAAGCCCGGGAGGGTCGAGCGGCGGCTCGGCGGCCGCCATCGCGGGAGGGCTCGTCTCTCTCGTGACGGGCGGCGACGGCGGCGGGTCGATTCGCATCCCGGCGTCCTTCACGGGCTCTTTCGGCCTCAAGCCGAGCTACAACCGAATCCCCCACGGTCCCATGCCGCTGTGGGTCATGGGCGACACGGCCGTCTACGGCCCCATCACGCGAACCGTCGAGGATGCGGCACTTCACCTGGACGTGACCTGCGGCCCTCACCCCCTCGACCCGAACTCGCTCCCCCACCCCGGCTTCTCGTACCGGGCCGTCCTTCCCCACCTGCCTCCGAAACTCCGGATCGCGTTTTCTCCCGACCTGGGCTACGCCGTCGTCCAGACGGACGTCCTCGACTGCGTGCGGCGTGCCGTGTCCGTCTTCGAAGAACTGGGGCACCGGGTCGAGGAAATCCAGGGCGGGCCACCGGAGAGTGGCTACGACTGGGGCATCGTGAACGCGTTCGAGCTCCTGGGAGAGCTCCGGCCCAAGATCGCCGAGCGCCGCGAGGAGTTCGGGCGCGCCTTTCTGCGCGGCGTGCTCATGGGGGAGCAGATGACGCCCGAGATCTGGACGGCCGCGCGCGAGAGGCGCGCCGCCGTCGGGCGCTGGTGTGCGGAGGTTTTCGAGCGCTTCGACCTTCTGCTCACGCCCACCGTTCCCTTCGACCCGCCGCCCGCCAAGGGTCCGCTTCCCGAAGAAGTGGAAGGACGCCGGCTACCGATCTCGAACGTCGGGTCCTTCACGATTCCCTTCAATCTCTCCTGGCACCCGGCAGCCACCGTCCGCGCCGGCTTTTCCCGTGCGGGACTCCCCGTGGGGCTCCAGATCGTGGCGCCACGGCACCGCGACGATCTCGCGCTGCAGGCGGCGTACGCCTTCGAGAGAGCGCGCCCCTGGTCCGAGGAGTGGCCGGAGGT